A genomic stretch from Aminivibrio sp. includes:
- the mbhE gene encoding hydrogen gas-evolving membrane-bound hydrogenase subunit E: protein MKKTLFVVAAILLGALVLGAADNVHPFGDPGKAPMDDFFLADSLPNRSAENIVTAVVFDYRGFDTIGEAAVLFTALCSISVLFREGRKK from the coding sequence ATGAAAAAGACCCTTTTTGTTGTGGCGGCCATTCTCCTGGGCGCCTTGGTTCTGGGCGCAGCGGACAATGTCCATCCTTTCGGCGACCCCGGAAAGGCTCCCATGGATGACTTCTTTCTGGCGGATTCCCTGCCTAACCGCTCTGCGGAAAACATCGTCACCGCCGTGGTGTTCGATTACAGGGGATTCGACACTATCGGCGAGGCTGCGGTTTTGTTTACCGCTCTCTGCTCGATTTCGGTTCTTTTCAGGGAAGGGAGAAAAAAATAA